Proteins from one Oncorhynchus tshawytscha isolate Ot180627B linkage group LG16, Otsh_v2.0, whole genome shotgun sequence genomic window:
- the LOC112247359 gene encoding ADP-ribosylation factor 3, giving the protein MGNIFGNLLKSLLGKKEMRILMVGLDAAGKTTILYKLKLGEIVTTIPTIGFNVETVEYKNISFTVWDVGGQDKIRPLWRHYFQNTQGLIFVVDSNDRERVNEAREELMRMLAEDELRDAVLLIFANKQDLPNAMNAAEITDKLGLHSLRHRNWYIQATCATSGDGLYEGLDWLANQLKNKK; this is encoded by the exons ATGGGGAACATCTTTGGCAACCTGCTGAAGAGCCTGTTAGGGAAGAAAGAGATGAGGATCCTGATGGTGGGGCTGGACGCTGCAGGGAAGACCACCATCCTATACAAACTGAAGCTGGGAGAGATAGTCACCACCATCCCCACTATCG GGTTTAACGTGGAGACGGTTGAGTATAAGAACATCAGTTTCACGGTGTGGGACGTGGGTGGCCAGGACAAGATCAGGCCGCTGTGGAGACACTACTTCCAGAACACACAGG GTCTGATCTTCGTGGTGGACAGTAATGATCGTGAGCGGGTGAATGAGGCTCGAGAGGAGCTGATGCGGATGCTGGCTGAGGATGAGCTACGAGACGCCGTGCTTCTTATCTTCGCTAACAAACAG GACCTGCCCAATGCCATGAACGCAGCAGAGATCACAGACAAGCTGGGGCTCCACTCCCTACGTCACCGCAACTGGTACATCCAGGCCACCTGCGCCACCAGCGGAGACGGCCTGTACGAGGGCCTCGACTGGCTGGCCAATCAGCTGAAGAACAAGAAGTGA